In the Paenibacillus sp. FSL H7-0357 genome, one interval contains:
- a CDS encoding CAP domain-containing protein, with protein sequence MKSKTLRAMIGGSVAAVMALSISLPIQANAEAGNTATGAPTNFAQFMQYFNQYSLKGFPFSNTTVTVYKSQPVVVPTNTPAPVATAKPTAAPVATAAPTATPVATPVATAKPTATPVATAAPTATPVATPKPTATPAAAVSTQESYIQQIVTLVNKERATAGLSPVSALESLNKVAAAKATDMRTNNYFSHTSPTYGSPFDMMATFGVTYRAAGENIAMGQRTPQEVMTAWMNSEGHRANILSANFNYIGVGFDNNYWVQEFIGK encoded by the coding sequence ATGAAGAGCAAAACTTTAAGAGCAATGATAGGTGGAAGTGTGGCGGCAGTGATGGCGCTTAGCATTTCTCTTCCAATACAGGCAAATGCAGAGGCGGGTAATACTGCGACTGGAGCACCAACTAATTTCGCACAATTCATGCAATATTTTAACCAATATAGCCTTAAGGGATTTCCTTTTTCCAATACAACAGTGACAGTTTACAAATCTCAACCGGTTGTTGTTCCGACAAACACACCTGCACCGGTTGCAACAGCTAAACCAACAGCGGCACCTGTAGCAACAGCGGCACCAACGGCAACACCAGTAGCAACGCCTGTAGCGACAGCTAAACCAACGGCGACACCAGTAGCAACAGCGGCACCAACGGCAACACCTGTTGCGACACCAAAACCAACGGCAACACCAGCAGCAGCAGTCAGCACTCAAGAGTCCTATATCCAGCAAATCGTTACGCTTGTGAATAAGGAACGTGCGACAGCAGGGCTGTCCCCGGTCAGCGCTTTGGAAAGCCTGAACAAGGTGGCCGCAGCCAAAGCAACCGATATGCGTACGAACAACTACTTTTCGCACACATCCCCGACGTACGGTTCACCTTTTGATATGATGGCCACTTTTGGCGTCACTTATCGGGCTGCCGGGGAGAACATTGCCATGGGCCAGAGAACTCCGCAAGAAGTAATGACGGCCTGGATGAACAGTGAGGGACACCGTGCCAATATTCTGAGTGCGAACTTTAACTACATCGGCGTAGGTTTCGACAACAATTACTGGGTTCAGGAATTCATCGGAAAATAA